The Episyrphus balteatus chromosome 4, idEpiBalt1.1, whole genome shotgun sequence genome includes a window with the following:
- the LOC129919441 gene encoding mitochondrial import receptor subunit TOM40 homolog 2 encodes MKCEWCPRKCFPRFPPSYFVNPGRTEYPNPGNIEDLHSRTHQIMPKFFDGVELGYRNSLAPEKTIELNWILSHTRPSGFRIGGVYCTRNHADVLETPMIHADINPSSLSSNIGFVYYPWQSVRLGAAFQKSKALFDRTFTAEVHSPSSTYTVNLYNPSKDRGRCTFSVLRSVTNHLALGGEVLVEWNQPKHMKGDIALAMRYARHRYSSALTVSRQGFDVSYWQRVHPSIQMGSSLAFNRNTRKAIATVCYQWEFQDATVRGMVDSDMSVGFMYYRTMSHIPCGFGLSLLLCVPSNRFTFGIKMDLDPNLKCG; translated from the exons ATGAAATGTGAATGGTGTCCCCGAAAATGCTTCCCTCGTTTCCCACCAAGCTATTTTGTGAATCCTGGCCGAACGGAATATCCAAATCCAGGCAACATCGAAGACCTACACAGTCGCACACATCAAATAATGCCCAAGTTCTTTGATGGAGTCGAACTAGGCTACCGCAACAGTTTGGCTCCCGAAAAGACCATCGAATTAAATTGGATTCTAAGTCACACTAGGCCTTCAGGCTTTCGTATCGGTGGAGTCTATTGCACTCGAAATCATGCTGATGTTTTG GAGACTCCAATGATTCATGCCGACATAAATCCAAGCTCTTTGTCATCGAATATTGGATTCGTGTACTATCCGTGGCAGAGTGTTCGCCTTGGGGCagcatttcaaaaatcaaaagctCTCTTCGACAGAACATTTACGGCCGAGGTGCATAGTCCGAGTAGCACGTACACGGTAAATCTCTACAATCCCTCCAAGGATCGGGGTCGGTGCACTTTTTCCGTGTTGCGAAGCGTCACAAACCATCTGGCCTTGGGTGGCGAAGTGCTGGTCGAATGGAATCAACCGAAACACATGAAGGGTGATATAGCTTTGGCAATGAG GTACGCACGACATCGGTATTCGTCGGCATTGACTGTCTCACGACAGGGATTCGATGTGAGTTACTGGCAACGGGTTCACCCGTCCATTCAGATGGGCAGCTCATTGGCATTCAACAGGAACACCCGCAAGGCCATTGCTACTGTGTGCTATCAGTGGGAGTTCCAGGATGCCACGGTTCGTGGCATGGTCGATTCGGATATGTCTGTTGGTTTTATGTACTACAG gaCAATGTCACATATCCCGTGTGGGTTCGGACTAAGCCTGCTGTTGTGTGTCCCAAGTAATCGGTTTACCTTTGGCATTAAAATGGATTTGGATCCGAATTTAAAATGCGGGTAG
- the LOC129919444 gene encoding uncharacterized protein LOC129919444, with protein sequence MSDKLSDKESQLCKTIRQHFQSQGVLDDIKCQLQHRLVEMMRGNGDKADCHERRQKPNGDDDENNKEQDTRTILVNQLIMEYLHWHQFNYSAEMFAMETQMESCNPNRKLLEAALGQFSEKEIPILLEIVLNLWKEAQEGTTAA encoded by the coding sequence atgtcCGACAAACTCTCCGACAAAGAATCCCAACTTTGCAAGACTATTCGTCAGCATTTTCAAAGTCAAGGTGTATTGGATGATATCAAATGTCAATTGCAACATCGTTTAGTTGAAATGATGCGTGGTAATGGTGATAAAGCTGATTGTCATGAGAGAAGACAAAAACCCAATGGAGACGACGACGAGAATAATAAGGAACAAGATACAAGGACTATATTAGTGAATCAGTTAATTATGGAGTATCTGCATTGGCATCAGTTTAATTATTCGGCAGAAATGTTTGCCATGGAAACGCAAATGGAAAGTTGTAATCCGAATAGGAAATTACTGGAGGCTGCTTTGGGACAATTTTCAGAGAAGGAAATACCAATTTTGTTGGAAATTGTTTTGAATCTTTGGAAGGAAGCTCAAGAAGGAACTACAGCAGCATGA
- the LOC129919439 gene encoding piggyBac transposable element-derived protein 3-like, translating to MRNDAQEFRSIMWKKKNLQVHVNEIIFRGEKELPNDVKALKTPFDFFQYFLTDDFYQHLVDQMNLYACQQKIEARFVTNKQEIRQFIGIMMFMSVYRYPNVRSYWGRHSFEPIRNAMTRMRFEQIRQFLHFNDNSTMVHKGQPGYDKLHRIRPLINHFNERFGSIPMLHRLCVDEQMCATKMGGNPTRQYMPAKPHKWGTKLFVLCDSMGFSYACEIYSGAGDNVVPVNAPDLGASSNVVVRLSKHIPDDVNHIVYFDNFYTSIGLLTYLRSRGIYSLGTVRSNRVPNIKLSTEADLAKRKVERGYSEEYVANVNGIDISSVLWMDNKSVRLLSTYCGVKPFLSNMSNPGPSTSSRWDRKTKQKIEIDCPFIIKEYNRHMGGVDLMDGLLGRYHIRMKTRKWTNRIFFHLLDVAMVNAYILYHRSNKEVTIELPNFRSEVAETLCIISTDSKKPRGRPVSSPIPPPSKSKKSYFPTSEVRYDNVGHWCIFQDRNGKKTCKQPGCKSETQAYCTKCKINLCNSTSKSCFMTFHQR from the coding sequence ATGCGAAATGATGCTCAGGAGTTCCGGTCTATTATGTGGAAGAAGAAAAACTTGCAAGTGCATGTAAATGAAATCATTTTTCGGGGTGAAAAAGAGTTGCCAAATGACGTCAAAGCTCTGAAAAcaccatttgatttttttcaatacttctTGACTGATGATTTCTATCAACACCTCGTTGACCAAATGAATTTATATGCTTGTCAACAGAAAATCGAAGCTCGGTTTGTTACTAACAAACAAGAGATTCGTCAGTTCATCGGCATCATGATGTTTATGTCTGTGTACCGATATCCAAATGTTCGTTCTTATTGGGGAAGACATTCATTCGAACCAATCCGAAATGCAATGACTCGAATGAGGTTCGAACAAATACGTCAGTTTCTCCATTTCAACGACAATTCTACCATGGTGCATAAGGGCCAGCCTGGATACGACAAATTACACCGAATAAGACCATTGATAAATCATTTCAATGAACGTTTTGGGTCTATTCCTATGTTACATCGGCTTTGTGTTGATGAACAAATGTGTGCAACAAAAATGGGAGGTAACCCTACACGTCAATATATGCCAGCCAAACCACATAAATGGGGAACTAAGCTGTTCGTTTTATGTGATAGTATGGGATTTTCGTATGCTTGCGAGATTTACTCAGGTGCAGGAGATAATGTGGTGCCTGTAAATGCACCAGATCTTGGAGCATCTTCAAATGTCGTCGTGCGCTTGTCAAAACATATTCCAGATGACGTAAATCATATTGtatattttgacaatttttacacgTCAATAGGGCTTCTTACATACCTAAGAAGTCGAGGAATTTATAGTTTGGGAACAGTTCGATCAAATCGAGTTCCAAATATAAAATTATCCACCGAAGCGGACCTGGCGAAGCGCAAAGTTGAGCGAGGTTACTCGGAAGAATACGTTGCTAATGTAAACGGCATTGATATTAGCAGCGTTTTGTGGATGGACAATAAGAGCGTTCGACTTTTATCTACTTATTGCGGTGTTAAACCTTTTTTATCAAACATGTCAAACCCAGGACCTTCCACATCTTCACGATGGGATAGAAAAACGAAGCAGAAGATCGAAATTGACTGTCCATTTATTATAAAAGAGTATAATCGACATATGGGAGGTGTCGATCTAATGGATGGTCTTCTAGGTCGATATCACATTCGTATGAAAACAAGGAAATGGacaaatcgaattttttttcatctattGGATGTGGCGATGGTAAATGCTTATATCCTTTATCATAGGTCAAACAAGGAAGTCACCATTGAACTTCCAAATTTTCGATCAGAAGTAGCTGAGACTTTGTGCATAATTTCAACCGATTCCAAGAAACCTAGAGGCCGGCCAGTGTCATCACCAATACCACCACCTTCGAAATCAAAAAAGTCTTACTTTCCGACTTCAGAAGTTCGATATGATAATGTTGGCCACTGGTGCATATTTCAGGACCGCAATGGTAAGAAAACTTGCAAGCAACCGGGATGTAAATCGGAGACGCAAGCATATTGcacaaaatgtaaaataaaccTCTGTAATTCTACCTCAAAGTCTTGCTTTATGACTTTTCATCAACGTTAG